CTCTTAGCAACAAGGGATGATGCAGCGCCAGATAAAAGGCCCATCTTGCCCTTGGCAGCATCTGCCTGCGCAGCGCCGGGTTGACGATCGGGCCCAGCCCGGCGGCGATGCCCGTGGCGATCACGCGCTGACGCAACAGGCTGGCACAGGCCAGGGCATATGGCCCACCGCCGGAGGCGGCGAACAGATAGACGTGGTCAAATCCCAGCGCATCGGCCAGTTGGTTGATGGCCTGCGCCCATGCGCTATAGCGATTCGTGGATTGCTTGCCCGCATACGGGGCGCTCTCGCCATAGCCAAACCGTTCCGCGGCCACCAGATCGACGCCGTGGCTTAAACAGGCGTCGTGCAGTAATTCGCCTTCCAGTGCGGAACCAGGGAGCCCGTGAAAATAAAAGGCGGGTATGCCGCCCGCCTTGCCAAACCGACAATAACTAATTCCAGTTTTATCGGGCATGTCGACGATTTATTTTTGCCACAGTCGTTGCCACCAGCGGCGTCGGCCGGCAGGGGCGGGTATCGCCGCCGGCAGGTCGCAGGGCGGATCGAGACTGAGGATCCAGCCGGGCAGGGGCGGTGCGGCGCTGAAGCCGCAGGTCACGCCGAGATTGTTGGGGTCGTAGATCTTGACCATGCGTGGGGCTTCCAGCTCATCGGCATAGACGATGCCGCAATAATCCTCGTCATGTTCGCGGCGTAACAGGGTATCTATTTCACGTAGAAAGGCGTCCAGTTCCCCGGCCTCCAGCGGCGCGGCGGGAGGTGTCTCGCCAATGGCATAGGCATACCACCCGGCATCGGCCTGTTGGCGCAGCGTCGC
The window above is part of the Gammaproteobacteria bacterium genome. Proteins encoded here:
- a CDS encoding alpha/beta hydrolase; amino-acid sequence: MPDKTGISYCRFGKAGGIPAFYFHGLPGSALEGELLHDACLSHGVDLVAAERFGYGESAPYAGKQSTNRYSAWAQAINQLADALGFDHVYLFAASGGGPYALACASLLRQRVIATGIAAGLGPIVNPALRRQMLPRARWAFYLALHHPLLLRASYGMTVNMAAKYFSHTAITLLGKMNSPADRTALAQERTHQIMQRSFHRALAQGIQGAVDDLCAAQQAWPFSLDAIHRLHLWHGDKDRVVPLSHSQWVQQQVAGSRLHLLPGEGHFSVPIGHADEIVRTLLAD